One window from the genome of Polyodon spathula isolate WHYD16114869_AA chromosome 59, ASM1765450v1, whole genome shotgun sequence encodes:
- the LOC121307839 gene encoding cleavage stimulation factor subunit 2-like: MASLAAAVAAAAAAANRDPAVDRSLRSVFVGNIPYEATEEQLKDIFSEVGLVVSFRLVYDRETGKPKGYGFCEYQDQETALSAMRNLNGREFSGRALRVDNAASEKNKEELKSLGTGAPVIESPYGQPCNSEEAPESISRAVASLPPEQMFELMKQMKLCVQNSPQEARNMLLQNPQLAYALLQAQVVMRIVDPEIALKMLHRPTNIQPLIPNSQPGPGSVPNLPLNQPNPPVSQPQQMMGMHVNGAPQMMQPAQILGGVTVPGPLGPAGGMQQQIGIPQGGPVPMDRGQGSLQHSPVGPAGQAPIERPQGIHSNSYL; encoded by the exons ATGGCGAGTTTAGcggctgctgttgctgctgctgctgcggcgGCGAACAGAGATCCAGCCGTGGACCGGTCCCTGCGCTCTGTGTTCG tgggtAATATTCCATATGAAGCTACAGAGGAGCAGTTGAAGGATATTTTCTCAGAAGTTGGGCTGGTGGTCAGTTTCAG GTTAGTGTATGACAGGGAAACTGGCAAGCCCAAGGGGTATGGTTTCTGCGAGTACCAGGATCAGGAGACCGCCCTGAGTGCCATGCGCAACCTGAACGGGCGAGAATTCAGCGGGCGAGCCCTGCGTGTGGACAATGCTGCCagtgaaaagaacaaggaagagCTCAAGA GTCTGGGTACTGGTGCCCCGGTAATTGAATCACCATATGGACAGCCCTGTAACTCTGAAGAAGCCCCTGAGTCAATCAGCCGTGCTGTCGCCAGCCTCCCCCCAGAGCAGATGTTTGAGCTGATGAAACAGATGAAA CTGTGTGTTCAGAACAGCCCCCAGGAAGCCAGGAACATGCTTCTTCAGAACCCCCAGCTCGCGTACGCATTGCTGCAGGCACAGGTGGTCATGAGGATTGTGGACCCCGAAATCGCACTG aaaatgcttCACCGGCCAACGAACATCCAGCCCCTGATTCCCAACAGCCAGCCTGGTCCTGGATCCGTTCCGAACCTGCCTCTCAACCAGCCCAACCCTCCAGTGTCTCAGCCTCAGCAAATG ATGGGCATGCATGTGAACGGAGCCCCTCAGATGATGCAGCCCGCTCAAATCTTGGGAGGGGTGACGGTGCCAGGCCCTCTGGGTCCAGCAG GTGGCATGCAGCAGCAAATTGGCATTCCTCAAGGAGGTCCTGTACCAATGGACAGAGGGCAAG GAAGTCTTCAGCACTCGCCTGTAGGACCCGCAGGGCAGGCGCCGATCGAGCGGCCTCAAGGTATCCATAGCAACTCCTACCTCTGA